A genomic stretch from Halobellus sp. LT62 includes:
- a CDS encoding IclR family transcriptional regulator, producing MTKTNRENLTTVEQTFDILEWIYTNNGAKPADLGEYLDVSSSTVHRYLKTLIDEGYLVKEGDSYYLALKFLSFGEQARTRKEVYTNAEKYTEMLAEESGCRSTFIVEEGLQGIYLYTSPGHHSVWVQSTIGKRIPLHATAGGKALLAHLPDERVTRILDNGLEKKTEQTITSRTALCQSIEDIRERGYAYNKEEQIEGVNAIGAPVKNDAGDVVGAFSVSGPSNRLTGDRLTDELPQILLGVTNEYELRISLS from the coding sequence ATGACAAAAACAAACCGAGAAAATTTGACTACAGTCGAACAGACATTCGATATATTAGAGTGGATTTATACCAATAACGGCGCAAAGCCCGCTGATCTCGGAGAATATCTGGACGTGAGTTCGAGCACCGTACATCGGTACCTGAAAACGCTGATTGACGAGGGATATCTCGTCAAAGAGGGCGATTCCTACTACCTTGCACTGAAATTCCTCTCGTTCGGTGAGCAGGCCCGCACGCGAAAGGAGGTCTACACGAATGCGGAGAAATATACGGAGATGCTCGCAGAAGAGAGTGGGTGTAGATCGACGTTCATCGTCGAAGAGGGGCTACAGGGGATCTACCTCTATACGTCACCGGGACACCACAGCGTCTGGGTACAGTCGACGATCGGCAAACGGATTCCGCTTCACGCAACTGCGGGTGGCAAGGCGCTGCTCGCTCACCTCCCCGACGAGCGAGTCACCCGAATTCTCGACAACGGACTGGAGAAAAAAACGGAGCAGACGATCACCTCGCGAACGGCGCTGTGTCAATCAATCGAGGATATTCGAGAGCGAGGCTACGCGTACAACAAAGAAGAGCAAATCGAGGGCGTCAATGCCATCGGAGCCCCGGTTAAGAACGACGCTGGCGACGTCGTCGGCGCCTTCAGCGTCTCCGGCCCATCCAATCGACTGACTGGCGATCGGCTCACAGACGAGTTACCGCAGATTCTCCTCGGCGTGACAAACGAATACGAACTCCGGATATCTCTGTCCTGA
- a CDS encoding ABC transporter substrate-binding protein, translating to MTDRKISRRKVLAATGTAIPVGLAGCSSDNSGDDGANSGDSSSGETDSDSDTQGSSSSATTLNIGQALQPTRFDPILQYSNPDALVGNRIFSGLYTYAEGTDTTTDLATSEPEITRDNTRYVIPIREDASFHNGDPVTAEDAAYSFTAPLEEETPLAGIFSVIDSATVVDEHTVQFDLSNPFAMFNELLTHQIVPRAVREDDPEAFNTEQPIGSGPFQFVDWEQNSYVTLERWDDYWGEPQPEVDAVEFVPVTESTTRITELETGNRDIVETIPPRLWTTVQDMEDASLEAVEAIGYFYVAFNMNEGPTTDQRVREAIDYSFSMDDAVERFIEPAGVRQYCPLPTPVVEDWGISVDQWKDIPNDKDIEQAQQLFSEAGVPSDWSCKIIVPPDDNRENIGISIANGIQEAGYDANVERLDWGTMLSQAYTGNADDYNMYVLGWVRYSDPDDIMYNLFHTDATGANQGVYYENEEVMEQLAQARSSVDRETRKQLYTDVITTVLEDKVHLPAFNYKNSYGVRSRVEGFDVHPVSPINPRIVTKDGTISLQ from the coding sequence ATGACTGATCGTAAAATTTCGCGAAGAAAAGTGCTCGCTGCGACCGGAACTGCGATTCCGGTCGGGTTGGCGGGATGTTCGAGCGACAACTCGGGCGATGACGGGGCGAACTCGGGCGACTCCTCCAGTGGGGAGACCGATTCCGACTCCGATACCCAAGGGTCGTCGTCGTCGGCAACGACGTTAAATATCGGGCAGGCGCTCCAGCCGACCCGATTCGACCCGATCCTACAGTACTCGAATCCGGACGCACTGGTGGGCAATCGAATCTTCAGTGGCCTCTACACCTACGCGGAGGGAACGGATACGACCACGGACCTCGCAACGTCCGAACCCGAGATCACGCGGGATAACACGCGATACGTTATTCCCATTCGGGAAGACGCGAGTTTCCACAACGGGGATCCAGTTACTGCCGAAGACGCAGCGTATTCGTTTACCGCGCCGCTCGAGGAGGAAACACCGCTCGCAGGAATCTTCTCCGTCATCGATTCCGCGACGGTAGTCGACGAGCACACGGTGCAGTTCGACCTCTCGAATCCGTTTGCGATGTTCAACGAGCTGCTCACCCACCAGATCGTTCCGCGAGCGGTTCGCGAGGACGATCCGGAGGCGTTCAACACCGAACAACCCATCGGCTCTGGACCGTTCCAATTCGTCGATTGGGAACAGAACTCCTACGTCACGCTCGAACGGTGGGACGATTACTGGGGCGAACCGCAACCGGAAGTCGACGCGGTCGAATTCGTTCCGGTCACCGAATCGACGACCCGAATCACGGAACTGGAGACCGGGAACCGAGATATCGTCGAGACGATCCCACCGAGGCTCTGGACGACGGTTCAAGACATGGAGGACGCCAGTCTCGAAGCAGTCGAGGCGATCGGTTACTTCTACGTCGCGTTCAATATGAACGAGGGGCCGACGACCGACCAGCGGGTCCGCGAAGCGATCGATTACAGTTTCTCGATGGACGATGCGGTCGAGCGGTTCATCGAACCTGCCGGTGTGCGGCAGTACTGCCCCCTACCGACACCGGTCGTCGAAGACTGGGGAATATCCGTTGATCAGTGGAAGGATATTCCGAACGATAAGGATATCGAACAGGCACAGCAACTCTTCTCGGAGGCTGGCGTCCCATCTGATTGGAGCTGCAAGATTATCGTCCCGCCGGACGACAACCGTGAAAACATCGGTATTTCCATCGCCAACGGAATCCAAGAGGCCGGATACGACGCGAACGTCGAGCGCCTCGATTGGGGCACGATGCTCAGTCAGGCGTACACGGGGAACGCCGACGACTACAACATGTACGTTCTCGGGTGGGTCCGGTATTCGGACCCCGACGACATTATGTACAATCTCTTCCACACTGACGCGACCGGCGCAAACCAAGGCGTCTACTATGAGAACGAAGAAGTCATGGAGCAACTCGCCCAGGCGCGTAGCTCCGTCGACCGAGAGACCCGCAAGCAACTGTACACTGACGTAATCACGACAGTTCTCGAAGATAAGGTCCATCTCCCGGCGTTCAACTACAAGAACTCCTATGGAGTCCGCTCCCGAGTAGAGGGATTCGACGTTCATCCGGTCTCGCCGATCAATCCACGGATTGTAACCAAAGACGGAACCATCTCGCTTCAATAG
- a CDS encoding ABC transporter permease translates to MSLLRYVVRRLAQSVFTLLGVVTLTFLLINAAPGDPVRIFIGPSADAATVEAIRTQFGLNQPLHVRYFKYLLNVLQGDLGQSINYRVPVTQKILERLPATLLLVASSFTFAILTAVPIGVLSAKNRNQLSDHVFRILGLIGVSTPSFWVGLLLIIVFTYHLGLFPATGLVMPWADPASVDNATTRLDVLYEAGMHLLMPTLTLGTLQMAAIMRIERSSMLEVLNQEYVTLARAFGVKERTMLRKHAFKNAQLPVLTVIGLQLTTALGGSVLTETVFSISGMGTLIVTSVNARDYPLILGGTLFYASLFVIGVLITDLLYAYLDPRISYGGADN, encoded by the coding sequence ATGAGTCTGCTTCGATATGTCGTGCGGAGGCTGGCGCAATCTGTCTTCACGCTTCTCGGCGTTGTTACGCTCACGTTTCTGCTCATCAATGCAGCACCGGGCGACCCAGTTCGAATCTTCATCGGGCCGAGTGCCGACGCGGCGACTGTAGAGGCCATTCGAACGCAGTTTGGACTCAACCAACCGCTACACGTGCGCTATTTCAAGTACCTCCTCAACGTGCTCCAAGGGGATCTCGGCCAGAGCATCAACTACCGAGTGCCAGTGACCCAAAAGATCCTCGAACGGTTGCCAGCGACACTTCTTCTCGTCGCCTCGAGTTTCACGTTCGCGATTCTCACCGCGGTTCCGATCGGCGTTCTGTCCGCGAAAAACCGAAATCAACTCTCAGATCACGTGTTCCGCATTCTCGGACTCATCGGGGTTAGCACCCCGAGTTTCTGGGTTGGTCTGCTACTTATCATCGTTTTCACCTACCACCTCGGGCTCTTCCCAGCGACCGGGCTCGTGATGCCGTGGGCGGATCCAGCCTCAGTCGACAACGCAACGACCCGTCTGGACGTCCTCTATGAGGCCGGGATGCACCTCCTGATGCCGACGCTGACGCTCGGCACGCTACAGATGGCCGCGATTATGCGAATCGAACGATCCTCGATGCTCGAAGTCCTCAACCAAGAATACGTGACGCTCGCCAGAGCGTTCGGCGTGAAAGAGCGAACGATGCTCCGAAAACACGCGTTCAAGAACGCACAGCTCCCCGTCTTGACCGTCATCGGACTGCAACTGACAACCGCGCTCGGGGGTTCTGTACTCACAGAGACAGTCTTCAGTATCAGTGGAATGGGTACGTTGATCGTCACAAGCGTCAACGCCCGGGATTACCCGCTTATCCTCGGGGGGACGTTGTTTTACGCGTCCCTGTTCGTCATCGGCGTCCTCATTACGGATCTCCTGTACGCGTATCTCGACCCACGGATCTCCTACGGGGGTGCTGACAACTAA
- a CDS encoding ABC transporter permease, whose protein sequence is MSDADEGSVSTDVPRTGWREITEQLRSNSTSRWGTYIIAVVLAVAVWVFIDGVLLDYHFAEKYWYSPVTAPPGSPSLAPPVGITNQFGTGTWAHPLGTDHRGRDILARLVYGTRVAIQVGIVATGIGAVAGTVIGAVSGYYGGWVDDVLQRFVETFYAIPFIVLMIAIMSTFGRDLWIAIVGVSVITMPIFARLIRSEVLSVREEEYIEAAKAAGLRDRDIIRRHVIPNSLAPVLVQATLQVGVNILIVAALSFLGFGAQPPTPSWGAMLAQSREYMLPDPWFSLWPGLAILVTVVGFNLVGDGLRDAFDPRLDD, encoded by the coding sequence ATGAGCGACGCTGATGAAGGTTCCGTGTCGACAGACGTTCCTCGAACAGGATGGAGAGAGATAACGGAACAGCTCCGGAGTAACTCGACGTCGCGATGGGGAACGTATATCATCGCTGTCGTCCTCGCCGTGGCGGTCTGGGTGTTCATCGACGGTGTACTCTTGGATTATCACTTCGCCGAAAAGTACTGGTACAGTCCGGTGACCGCGCCTCCGGGATCACCGAGCTTGGCTCCCCCCGTCGGCATCACGAACCAGTTCGGGACCGGAACGTGGGCACACCCGCTCGGAACGGACCACCGCGGTCGCGACATCTTAGCACGCCTCGTGTACGGGACGCGTGTCGCGATCCAAGTCGGAATCGTCGCCACCGGCATCGGAGCCGTCGCCGGAACGGTCATCGGCGCTGTCTCCGGTTACTACGGCGGCTGGGTCGATGACGTTCTCCAGCGGTTCGTCGAGACGTTCTACGCGATCCCGTTTATCGTGCTGATGATCGCGATTATGTCCACGTTCGGCCGCGATCTCTGGATCGCCATCGTCGGCGTCAGCGTCATCACGATGCCGATCTTCGCACGGCTGATTCGATCAGAGGTACTCAGCGTCCGCGAGGAGGAGTACATCGAGGCCGCGAAGGCCGCGGGACTCCGTGATCGCGACATCATTCGTCGACACGTGATCCCGAACAGTCTAGCTCCCGTGTTGGTACAGGCGACGCTTCAAGTCGGCGTGAACATCCTCATCGTCGCCGCGCTATCGTTCCTCGGCTTCGGTGCGCAACCCCCAACGCCGTCGTGGGGCGCGATGTTGGCACAATCGCGAGAGTATATGTTACCGGACCCGTGGTTCAGCCTTTGGCCTGGACTCGCTATTCTGGTGACCGTGGTCGGGTTCAACCTCGTCGGAGACGGTCTCCGCGACGCCTTCGATCCGCGATTGGACGACTGA